TCGGTGACATCAACCAAAGGCGTCACCGGGCATCTCCTGGGAGGTGCCGGAGCAGTAGAGGCCGCGTTCACTGCATTGACTGTCGCCCGCTGTCTCGTACCTCCGACGGCCAACCTTCAACACATAGGGCCAGAAATAGCAATCCAGCCCGTAGGTAAGCAAGCCATCCACCAACACGTAGAGCTCGCATTGAACAACTCCTTCGGCTTCGGCGGACACAACGCTGTCGTGGCCTTTCGGCCTGCGCCCGAATAAGACCGCGAGGGTTATTCACGGGCTTGGTTTCTTGATCAGCAAGACGGCCCTGCTCGGTAGCCTGGCGTTTGCGACGACGTCAGTTTTCCATCGGGGTAGGGCCGTTGAGGTGGAACGTTACGACAGGGCTGGAAGCGGATCAACTGGAGGCCTTGGTGGTCCGGGTCCACACGATGCTGGTGGAGGACCCCGATCCGCCCGTGGTGCCGGGACGGATGTGGGCGCTGGGCCTGTACAAGTCCGTGGTCCTGGTGTTGTTCCTGCTGCGGCAGAACCCCGTCCAGCAAGCGGCGGCGGAACTGTTCCACATCTCCCAGGCCACCGTCTCGCGCCGGTGGACCACGCTGCTCCCGGTGGTGGAGACGGCCCTGGCCGAGCATGTGCCCGACCCCGCCGACGCCTCACACGGCAGGATCGTCCTGGTCGACGGGACTGCGGTGAGATCCGGGAGAAGGAGGCCAGGAACCGTTGGGCGGTGCCGACACGGCGGAAGCCCTCAAGTTGCTGGTGTGGCAGGTGCGTTGGGGTATCGCGGAAGTGTTCGTGTGTGCCGTTGTCAAGGCTGTCGCTGTCAGGTGGGTGGCTCCAGTGATGTGGTGCCAGGTGGTGAAGCGGCGGTTCACCACTGCTCGGCAGGCAGGACCCCGTCTACCGGTGGCGCCGGGCCTGTGGTTGCCGGGGCGGCGCTCCGGCAACCATGGGTCGCTCCCCTTCTGCATGGTGCCGCATGTGCCTGTGGTTGGCGCTTCCGAGCGCCCTGTCTGCGCGCTGGTTCACGCCCCTGTCAGGTCTGTCGGGTTCGCGTCACACTGTTCCTGGCCTGGGCGGTTACGTGATGTGAACTACCGTCCGGTGGTGCCCGGCCCAGGGGTAGGGGAGTGTGCGATGAAGACAATCTCCACCGTGGGGTCGCGGTTCGCGGTCCTGGCCGGTGCGTCGATCCTGCTGGCGGGTGGGATGGTCACTGGTCTTCCGGTGGCCGCTGCGGATGTGGTCACGTGCAACGGGCTGCCCGCCACGATCACTGGCACGGGCGGCAACGACACCCTGACCGGCACCGTTGGGCCGGATGTGATTGCTGGTCTGGGCGGCGACGACACCATCTCCGGTGCGGGCGGCGACGATGTCATCTGCGCCGGGGGCGGCAGCGACACCGTCTACGGCGAGTTCCAGACAACAGGCGATCTTGCCGTTGGCACCGACACGATCTTCGGCGAAGGCGGCGGTGACCTGCTGATCGGGGATTTTGAGACATCGGTGATTGCCGCGAGTGGGGGCGGTCCCACCAGCGGTGACAGCATCTCCGGCGGGGAGGGGGCTGATGTCCTCGTCGGCGACGTTCGCTACCTGACCGTGGCCACAGCCACTGTGGCGGTGGCGTCCGGCAATGACCAGCTCGACGGCGGCGAGGGTGGCGACACGATCTACGGACAGGGACAGAACCTGGAGATCCCAGTGGGCCAGGCCGGCGTCGCAGGCAGCAACAACACGATTAGCGGTGGCGCAGGTGCGGGCGCGGACACGATCTTCGGCGGCTGGGACACGATCAGCGGGAGTGGAACCGTCGTGTCGGACGGCAACCGCGACACCATCAACGCCGGCGACGGAGGCGATGTCATCTACGGGGATGTCAAGACGGGCAACGACAAGCTGGTTCCGGTCGGGGCCGGGTTCTCCGACACGATCGACGGCGGCGGCGGCAGTGACTCCGGGGACGCTGGACCTGGCACCGACACGTGCACCAACACCGAGACCGTCGCCAACTGCGAACTCTGACACCCCTGTCGGCACGACCGGACCCGGGCCGGGCGGATCATAGTGGGCCGGGAAGCACGGGCAGTCCGGTGCGCCGCCGCTGTCAGTGGCGCACCGGGCAGGCCCTGGTCCGGGCGGAACCACAGGTGGGGGCGAGAAGCTTCCGGAGTGGAAGGCCGTACAACGGGTTCAGCCAGGCCGCTGGGTTCACTCTGGCTGAACCCGTGCTTGCTCCGTGCGTGCTTGCCGTCGTCCAGCGGGGTTGGGCTGGGTCGATCTTGAGTAGTTCGAGCAGGCGGAGCTGGATCTTCTCGGGGACGAGGATCTGGGGTGGTGAGCCGTTGTGGGCGGGAAGGTAGCGGATCCGGCTGAGTGCGAAGAAGATCAGGCGTCCGGTGGGCTTCACGGTTCGGTTGTCGAAGGCGTAGAAGCCGACGAGGCGGCAGTGTCACGTTGGCGAAGCCTCGTGAGATGATCTTCGAGTTGGTCATCGTGGGAGGGGCTGCTTGTGGACACGCCGCCGTCGTACAAGGGGCATCGGTACCCGGTGGAGATCATCTCCCACTGCGTGGGGCAGAGTTATCGTGACTGGATAGGTGTCTCGGTCCGGAGGCGTGCGTGATTGCCGGTTGGCGGGACCGGTGATCAGCCGAGGGCGGGCATCCAGGGGCTGCCGCGCATGGCCTGGATGAGGACGTCGAGCATGGGCTGCTCGTGTCGGGTGGCGGTGGCCAGGTAGGTGCGGATCGCGGCGAAGTCCTGCGCGCCGTGCAGCGTGCGCAGGCAGCCGGAGACCTTGATCCGCAGCTTGGCCATCCTGATCGTCTGTTCGGCTGGGTTGTTGTCGAACGGCAGTGTGAGGTCGTGGACCCAGCGCAGGTAGTCGTTCCAGCGCTTCGTCAGCCGTCTGAACAGGGCGTGGTACTTCGCCTCGGTCTTCGAGCTGCGGGTGGCGGTCGCCTTCAGCCCGTCGGCCACCGCCTGGGCCAGCGCCCCAAGCTCACCGTCCTTCACGGACACGGCGATCGCGTCGAGCCCGTCCGCTCGGGCCTCTTCCGCGGCCTTCTTCAGGGCCAGCACGGCGTCGATGGCGCGGTAGGCCGCGCACCGGGCCTTCTCGCTGCCCCGCTCGGTGACCGCGACCAGTTCGCGTAGTACGTGTGCCGAGCACAAGGCGTGTTCGGCCTGCGGGTAGGAGTCGTAGGGCGCCCAGGCGTCGTGCATGGCGATGCCGGTGAAGCCGGGCAGTATCCCGGCCGCGTCGATGCCTTCGCGACCGCGGCGGCGGTGCACCGACAGGTGTACGAACTGGCCGCTGGAGGCGGAGTGCAGCCAGTGCAGGCACCCGGCGGTGCGGAACCCCGTCTCGTCGAAGAACGCCACCGCCGCGCCGGCGACCTTCCCGGCCACGAGACGGCCGAAGGCATCCAGCCGGCTCGCGCAAGTGCGTACCCACGAGGCCACCGTGCCCGGCGCGACGGACGCGTCGAAGAGGTCTGCCAGGGCGGTGGCGGTGCGGTCCTTGGACAGGAACTGGCCGTGCATCAGGTAGACGCCGGCGGCCGCGAGACCAGGACCGTACTGCACCGGGGCCCGCACGCCCTCGGGACCGGAGGCCTTCTCGCTCCGCCCGCACGCGCACCGGCAGGTCAGGACCTGATGCTCGGTGACCTCCAGGCCGATACGTTCGGGCAGGTCGAAGACCTGACGCCGCTCGATACCGGCCACGACGGCCCCGGCCAGGTCCGCACCGCAGCCGGCGCAAGGGCCGTGGGGCCGGTGCTCGACCCGGTGGTCGGGGTCCGCGACCTGCCGCAGCGTGATGCCCTTCTGGCCTTTCGGGCGGCCCGGCCCCCGCCCGGACTTCCCACGCAGAGACTTCGGAGCCGGTTTCGCCAGTCCGTCCGAAGACGGCGGCCTGGAAGAGTTCGCCGAGTTCTTCCCCAGCCGGGCCGTCAGGTCCACGACCTGACCCTCCAGTACCACGATCCGTTCCCGCGCCGCGGCGAGTTCCTCACGCCACTGCACCACCAGAACAGCGAGTTCCTCATAAGAAGGCGGCACAGCAGCATCAGACACGAGACAGATGATCACCGATCCAACTGACAAGATTCAACTCATCCCGCCAGGAGCACCTATCCAGTTACGAGTTATCAAGTTGAGGAGGTGGGTGCGATGATCTTGGTGTAGATCGTCTGGGAGGGACCTGCTGGTGGACCGTGCTGCACCGTCGCACAAGGGCTTCCGGTTCCCGCCGGATGTGATCGCGCACGCGGTCTGGCTGTATCACCGTTTCCCTCTGTCGTTCCGTGATGTGGAAGAGCTGCTGTTTGAGCGTGGCATCCAGGTGTCCTATGAGGCGATCCGGCTGTGGTGCGAGCGGTTCGGGCCCGAGTACGCGCGCCGGTTGCGCCGCCGGCAGCCCCGGCCGGGTGACCGGTGGCATCTGGACGAGGTCTTCATCAAGGTCAACGGGCGGATGCGGTACCTGTGGCGCGCGGTGGAGAGGTTGTCAATTCCTTTGTGTATGTAGAGGTGTGTGGCCTTGCTGGGGCCTTCCACCCGAAGGGTGGACACCTGTTTGTTTGTTATGCGGCGAGTGTCAGGGTAGCTGACATCTGTTCGTAGGCGACGGGGCTGAGCTGTCCGTTCGCCGAGTGGCGGCGCCAGGTGTTGTACCGCGTCAGCCAGCGGAAGACGGTACGCCGGCAGGCGCCGGCCCCGTCGAAGCGCCGTGCTCCCTTGAGGATCTCCCGTTTCAGAGACGCGTGGAAGGACTCGCAGGCGGCGTTGTCCGCACTCGTCCCGACGGCACCCATGGACTGGGTGACTCCCAACTCCCGGCAGAGGCCGGCGAATTCACGGGATCCGTACTGCGCCCCGTGATCGCTGTGGAAGATGGCGCCGTCGAGGCTGCCACGGGTGGCGGCGGCCATCTTCAGCGCGTCGGCAACGAGGTCGGTGCGCATGTGATCGGCGATCGACCAGCCCGCCACCCGGCGTGAGAAGCAGTCCAGGACCGTAGCGAGATAGAGGTGCTCGCCGTCTCCGACGGGGAGATACGTTATGTCGCCCATGTACTTCAGGTTCGGCGCGGCAGCGGTGAAGTCCCTCTTGAACAGGTCCGGCACCGGCGTCTGCGACGGCTCGGGGATGGTGGTGCGTATGCGCTTGCGCAGGTGGAAGCCGGTGATGCGGAACTTGCGCATGACGCGGGCGACCCTCTTCTCGTTGATGTGCATGCCGTGGGTGTCGCGGAGCTCGGCGGTGATGCGTGGGGCGCCGTAGGCGTCGTCCGAGTCCGTGTGCACGGCCCGGATCCTGTCGGCCAGGACCTGGTCGTCCCGCTCGCCCTGGGCACGGGCCTCACGCGAAGAGCGCCACTTGTAGTAGCTGGAGCGGACGACGTCCAGCACGTGGCAGAGCCGCTTGACCTCGAAGGTACTGGAAGCGGCTCGTCACCAGCTCATCTCGGAGGCGAAAAACTTCGTGGCCTTGCGCAGGATGTCGCGCTCCTGGGCGAGCGTCGCATTCTCCTTGCGCACCGTCTTCAGCTCCGTGCGCAGGGCCGCTAACTCGGCCTCCAGTTCTTCCTTCGTGGCCTTGCTCACCGGGGTGTCCTTCATGTTCTTCGTGGTGCTGCCGCCGCGGGCGCGGTCGGCGCGGATCCAGTTCCGCAGCGTCTCCGGGTTGATCCCCAGATCGCGGGCGGCCTGCACGATCGTGAGGTCGGGGTCCGAGTGGTACAGCGCGACGGCGTCGGCCTTGAACTCGGGCGAATAAACCTTCATCACCATAAGTGGTCCCTCCTGCCAGCCCCTCACCGGGGCCGATCGAAGGTGTCCACCACTGCGGGGGAAGTGCCCTGGTCGGGCCTGCGGGTTGGCTACTGTCGGTGATCTTGCTGGGGTCAGAGGGGGAGGCGGTCGGGGAAGGCGGGCATGAAGTGGTTCATGGCGCGTTTCCAGCCGAGGGTGCCGGTGCCGCGGACGCGGCCTTTGGGGATGGGACCGTCGCCGTCGATGTGGCGGCCTTGGATGCGGCGGATGCCGAGGTAGAGGAGTTTGACGGCGGCGTCGTCGCTGGGGAAGTGGCCGCGCGTCTTGGTGATCTTGCGGAGCTGGTAGTTCAGGGATTCGATGGCGTTGGTCGTGTATATGACCCTGCGTATCTCGTGGTCGAAGGCGAGGAAGGGGATGAATTCTTCCCAGGCCCGTTCCCAACTGGCAATCAGGCCAGGGTAGTTCTTGCCGTAGTTTGACCGGAGCTCGTCCAGCGCGGTCAGTGCCTCGGATTCGGTGGCGGCGGTGTAGATCGGTTTGAGGGCGGCGGTCACCTGCTTGCGGTCACCGTGCGACACGTATTTCATCGAGCTGCGGATCAAGTGGGTCACGCAGGTCTGGACCAGGGCTTTCTCCCAGACTGTGGTGATGGCGTCGGGCAGGCCTGCCAGCCCGTCGTAGCACACGATCAGGACGTCGCGCAGGCCGCGGTTCTTCAGCTGGGTGAGCACGTTCAGCCAGAATTTCGAGCCCTCGCTGTCCTGCAGCCAGATGCCCAGTACGTTCTTGATGCCGTCCACGTCGACGCCGATCACCAGGTGGGCGGACTTGTTGGTGACCATGCCGCTGTCGCGGACCTTCACGGTCAGCGCGTCGATGTAGAGGATGGGGTAGACGTCGTCAACAGGGCGGTTCTGCCAGGCAGTTATCTCGTCCGCGACCACATCGGTGATCCTGGATACCAGGGCCGGGGACACCTCGCTGCCGTAGACCTCTTTGAGGTGGGCGGTGATGTCGCGGGTGGTCATGCCACGGGCGTACAGCGACAGCACCATGTCGTCGACCTGGGCCAGACGCCGCCGGCCCTTGGGTACGATCACTGGCTCGAACTCCGACCGGCGGTCCCTGGGCACGTCCACCGTGACCGGGCCGGCCACCGTGGTGAGCGTCTTGGGGTAGGAGCCGTTGCGGGCGTTGCCCGAGCCGCGGCCTGCCGGGTCCCCGGCCTCGTAACCGAGATGGTCGGCCATCTCCACCTGCAAAGCCCGCTCCAGCACCGCCTTCATCATCTGCTGCAGCAGCCCGCCGGCCCCGTCAATACCGACCCCGGCCGCCTCCGCATCAGCCAGGAGCCGGTCGATCGCCGCCGGCGATAAAGCCCCCGCCAGCCGCCTCGACGCCTCCTCACGCGGCTCTGCGGACTCGGCGTGCGGGCTGGACTCGTTCATCAGGTCACTCACTGTGCGTCACATTCCTGGTCTCACCCGGGGCCCGACCAGCACCCAGCAAGATCACCCCTTACACAGAGGAGTAAACAGCCTCGCGGTGGACCAGGACGGGAACGTGCTGGACATCCTCGTGACCGACAGGCGCGACACCAAGGCCGCGAAGCGCTTCTTCCGCAAGCTCCTCAAGGGCACCGAGACCGTGCCCCGGGTGATCGTGACCGACAGGCTCCGCTCCTACGGCGCCGCCCACCGTCAGGTGATGCCGTCAGTCGAGCACCGCTCCTCGAAATACCTCAACAACCGGGCAGAGAATTCGCATATCCCCACGCGAGAGCGCGAGCGGCGTATGAAGGGCTTCCGCCGTGTCGGCACCGCCCAACGGTTCCTGGCCTCCTTCTCCCGGATCTCACCGCACTTCCGCCCCCGCCGCCACCTGATGACCGCCCCCGCCTACCGCACCGAGATGACCAACCGCTTCACCCTCTGGCACCAGATCACCGGCACCACCCTCATGGCCGCGACCGCCTGAACCAGACACCGCCCGCACCACCGGCACACCCAACCCGCCTACCACATAAGCAACTTGACAAGCCCCATGGGAGACCTCCCTGCACCAGGACGGCAGCGTCCAGGAGGGCTACCAGGTCGCCGAGTTGACCGGGGTGAACACCCGCGAGGGCTGGCCCGAGGGGATGCGGCTGATCGTCCGCCGGGTCAGACCCTCACGGCGGCAGCACAAGAAGCTGACCGACTTCGAGAAACAGACCGGCTGGCGCTACTCGATCACCGCGACGAATATCCGGCACCTGTGGGGCATCCCCGGCTCGCACCAGGTCCAGTTCCTCGATGCCCTGCACCGCGACCACGCCGAGGTCGAGGATCGCATCCGCACCGGCAAAGCCATGGGCCTGCACAACCTCCCGTCCAAGTCGTGGCAGGTCAACGCCGGATGGATGCTTGCCTGCAACCTCGCGGCTGATCTCGACGCCTGGCTGCGGCTGCTCACCCTGCACGACCAGGACGGGCTCGAACACGCCGAGCCGGACACCATGCGCTTCCGCCTCTACCACCTGCCCGCCCGCCTCGCCGACCACGCCCGACGCCGCTACCTGCGCATCGAACGGACCTGGCCCTGGGCAAAGGCGTTCACCACCTGCTGGAGCAGGCTCACACAGCTTCCGGCCGTCACCTGACAGCCGGCCCCGCCCCGACCAGGACCAGGACCAGGACCAGGACCAGGAAGGAGGAGGACCGCAGTCTCCGGGCTGTGGAACCCGGCGCACCCCGCGGCGTTACGCGACGGCCCGTCCTCCAACGGCAGAGGACATTACGGGCGAACCGCCGGATCACTCAGCGACCGAAACCCGCTGACGAATCGAGGCCAACTCGCCACCGAAACCCGCCGGTTCTTCCACCGGCGTCAACATCAGCCAGACATCGTCCGCGGATACTTCGGCGGCCCACACGTCCGCTACATCCTCGAACAGAACCCTTTGAGTTTCTGATCAATACTACCGCACAACCACGAAACACCAGGTCACAGACACCATCCCGAGTCTCTAACGAAACCGGGGCGCTTCAATCTCACGGGCCCAGCTCAACGTGATAATGCCCTCTGATCCTTACATGGAATCGAGTCTCCATTAGAAGTGGGGCGCTTCACGTGCACGGCCACCACCCTACTTCGCATTCCATGGCTGGTTTTGGGCGTGACCATCGGTACCAGCCTTAGCAGCATGGGTGCCAAGTACCTCCCGGCTGTAATACCGCGCTCAGGGAACCGGTGCCCGCAAGTGCGGGTGTGATGGGTTCTCGCGTGATGGTCTCCTGATGTTGCCGCTCTGGAGGCGAGGCGTATGCCACGAGTACCTAACACCCGGTTGCAGGCGCTGCTGCGGTCAGCGCAGTGGAGTCCTGCGGAGCTCGCTCGTGCGCTGCGCGCAGTGGCCGCTGAACAGGGCCTTGCGGTGATGTGCGATGGCACCACGGTGCGGCGCTGGCTGAAGGGCACGCGGCCTCGGCCTCCCGCTCCCACACTCTTGCTGGAGTGTCTTTCCCGTCGGTTAGGCAGACCTGTTACGGCACAGGAGGTTAACCTCACTGACGTCCCCGCTCCCTTTGTAGACCCTTCCTGGCAGGCCGAGCCAGTGCACAAACTTACCCAGCTTACCCGTGCCGAACTCGGCCTCACCCAACTGGCGTCGCTCGAGGCACGCGGCTTCAGCGTGACTGCCCTGAGCCTGCCGGAGCAGATCGCCACCACCGGCTCCCCTCATCGGCCAGAAACAGGAGCCCCATCACTGCCTTCCCGGTCGGCCGAAACCAGTCGCATACGTGGCATGACAAGCCTCTTCCACAGTGCAGCTGAGGAATACGGCGGGCAGTGTGTGCGCACCACGCTGGCCGCCTACCTTAACGACCACGTGCTCCCTCTTCTGTATGCGCGCCTGCGCGAACCTGTCCACCAAGATCTGCTGTCCGCCACCGCCCAGCTGACCCTTCTGCTTGCCACCATGTCCGCCGACAGCGGCCACGACCGCACCGCCCAGCACTACCACACTGTCGCAGCCCGGCTTGCCGCCGATGCCGACGACTCGGCCACACTCGCCATCGTCCTGCGCGCCATGGCCACCCACGCCTACGACCTCGGTCACTACAGCCCGGCCGTCCTCAACCTTGCCGACCAGGCCACTGCTCATGCCCGCCACGCCGCCCCCGCCGTTCAGGTCTACACCCAAGCCCATCTCGCCGTGGTACAAGCCCATTACGACCGCCACGCCGCCCTCACCGCCCTGGCCCGCGCAGAATCCTTAGATTCCCAGGCCGAGAGCACACCTGGCCCCTTCGCCACATACCCGCTCGCCGCTCTGCACTACCAACGCGCCCGCGCCCTAACAGCCCTCGGCGACCCCGCAGGCGCCATCCGTGCCCTGAACACTTCACTACGACTGCGCACACCAGCCCAACACCGCGCCACCGCCCTGACCCAAGCCCACCTTGCCGAAACCCACCTGCGCCTCGGCCACCTCGACCAAGCCGTCCTTCACTGGCAAGCGTTCCTCACTGCCTACCCCACCCTTCAGTCCACCCGCGCCACTCACCACCTCCGCACCCTCTGCAAACAATTACGTCCCCATCAACGCTACCGCCAAGCCGCAGCACTCCTGACCGAGGCCACGCTCTGAACCGTTCCGGGTTCGGTAGGGACTCGATCATTTGAGAGGATCGAGTCATGGCACGTCCTTCCCCCTACCCCGTTGAGCTGCGTAAACGAGCGGTCCGCATGGTCGCCGAGGTATGTCCGGAGTACGACACAGAGTGGGCCGGGATGAAGGCGGTCGCGGCGAAGCTGGGCATCGGGACGACCGAGACGCTGCGCAAGTGGGTCCGTCAGGACCAGATCGACAACGGGGCTCGGCCAGGGAAGACAACGGAGGAATCCGCGCAGATCAAGGCGATGAAGAAGGAGATCGCTGAGCTGAGGCGGGCGAACGAGATCTTGAAGGCCGCGGCGAGTTTCTTCGCGGCCGAGCTCGACCGGCCACACACGCGCTCGTGAGTCTGTCGCGCGTCAGACTTTCTGGCACAGGGGTTTGTTGAGCCCCGTGAGTACGTAGGAGAGCCTGATGTCCCGTCCGCCGCAGTTCCCGGTGGAGCAGAAGATACGGATCGTGTTATCGGTCTTGTCCGGAGAGATGACGGCCGCTGACGCGGCCCGGAAGTACAAGACGTCGCAGACGTCGGTGGCCAAGTGGCGTGATCAGTTCCTGGAGTCCGGCAAGGCCGGTCTGGCCGCGGCCGGGTCCCGGCGGTCCTCGGGCCGGGAGCAGCTGCTCGAGGCGGAGATCGAGGAGCTGAAGACTGCGCTGGGTGAGGCGCATGTCGAGCTGCGGGTGTGGAAGAAGTCCGCCGAGGGGCGTCTGGCCCCTTCGAGGACCTCGAGGTGATCCGCGCTCAGGCGGCGATGCCGACTTCAAGGTTCTGTGAGCTGACCGGCATCCCGCGCCGTACGTACTGCCGCTGGCAGGCCCGCGCCCGCGGCGGCCCGGCGTCGGCCAAGGGCCCGTGGCCTGCCCCGGTCGTGGACGCCGCCGAGCCGCTGGCCGCGAAGTACGCCGCCGACTGGCCCGCCTGGGGCCACCGCAAGATCCACTGGTTGATGCGGGCCGACGGCCACACCCTGTCCGCGTCCTCGGTCGAACGTGCCCTGCGCAGGCGGGACTTGCTCCAGCCGGTCGACTACCAGGGGCAGCGCCGGGAACACGCGAAGGCCCGCAAGGCGGCGTTCGCCGAGCAGCCCACCACGCCGAACGAGGTGTGGCAGCTCGACTTCTCCGAGTACGAGACCCAAGGAGGCGGCATCTGGCGCCTGGCCGGTGTGACGGACTACTTCACCAAGTACGAGCATGGCTGGCACATCAGCCCGTCCTGCACCGGTACCGACGCGATCGAGGCAGTGAAGATCGCGATCGCTGAGGCCGAGCGGCTGGGCGGCGGCCCGCTGGCCGGCCTGCTGCCCGTCAGCGGCGAGACAGGCAAGATCCGAAGGATCAAGCTGGTCACCGATAACGGGGGCGCGTTCAAGGGCGCCGCGTTCGCCCGGTTCATCGCCTCCCAGCCCGAGCTGCTGCACATCCGCACCCGCGCCAAGAGCCCCGGCCAGAACGGAGTCCGCGAGCGGGCCTTCGGCTCGCTGAAGTACGAACACCTCTACCGCCAGGAGATCGAGGACCTCGACCAGCTCGCCCGCGAGGCCGAGCACTACCGGCACGTCTTCAACCACGTCCGCCCCCACGAAGCCCTCGCCGGCCACCGGCCGATCGAGATCTACCGCACCCCGACCCTGCACCCGCAACTTTCAAACCAAGATCAGTGAGCCACAAACTTGACGCGGGACATGACAGCTGCCGCTTGACTTCTTCAGATCCCGAGATGTCTATCGGGACACGTCCCCTGCCCGGCGGCAGCAGATACCGTTCCGAGCGGGTGGCCGACAGATCAACGCCAAGGCACACGGCCAGTCAAGTTGCGGGTCAGACCACCGCCCGGAGCGGCACCCGAACATCCTCACAGTCAAGTTGCTGTTGTGGCAGGCGAGTTGGGGCGTGCTGGAGTGCCGAGTGGTGCGTGGTGGCGCTGGGGTTCAGCCGGTGGTGGCCAGGAGGGTGGTGCCGGTGATCTGGTGCCAGACGGTGTGGCGGTTGGTCATCTCGGTGCGGTAGCCGGGGGCGGTCATCCGGTGGCGGCGGGGGCGGAAGTGCGGTGAGCTCCGGGAGAAGGAGGCGAGGAATCTCTGGGAGGTGCCCACGCTGCGGAAGCCCTTCATGCGGTGTTCGCGTTCCCGTGTGGGGAGGGCCCGTCAAGAAATAACTTGCGTGTTTCTGCTCTTGACGCTGCAGCTCAGGAGCGGTGCTCGTCGACACTTTGTTTCTTGACGGGCCCGGATATGAGAGTTTTCCGCCCGGTTGTTCAGGTATTTCGAGCTACGGTGCTCCACCGAGGGCATCGTCTCGCGGTGCGCGGTGCGCGGCGCCGTAGCTGCGGAGCTTGTCCGTCACGATCACGCGCGGCACGGCCTCGGTACCCTTGAGGAGCCTGCGGAAGAACCGCCTGGC
This is a stretch of genomic DNA from Streptomyces sp. V4I8. It encodes these proteins:
- a CDS encoding IS256 family transposase, with translation MNESSPHAESAEPREEASRRLAGALSPAAIDRLLADAEAAGVGIDGAGGLLQQMMKAVLERALQVEMADHLGYEAGDPAGRGSGNARNGSYPKTLTTVAGPVTVDVPRDRRSEFEPVIVPKGRRRLAQVDDMVLSLYARGMTTRDITAHLKEVYGSEVSPALVSRITDVVADEITAWQNRPVDDVYPILYIDALTVKVRDSGMVTNKSAHLVIGVDVDGIKNVLGIWLQDSEGSKFWLNVLTQLKNRGLRDVLIVCYDGLAGLPDAITTVWEKALVQTCVTHLIRSSMKYVSHGDRKQVTAALKPIYTAATESEALTALDELRSNYGKNYPGLIASWERAWEEFIPFLAFDHEIRRVIYTTNAIESLNYQLRKITKTRGHFPSDDAAVKLLYLGIRRIQGRHIDGDGPIPKGRVRGTGTLGWKRAMNHFMPAFPDRLPL
- a CDS encoding transposase family protein — its product is MWALGLYKSVVLVLFLLRQNPVQQAAAELFHISQATVSRRWTTLLPVVETALAEHVPDPADASHGRIVLVDGTAVRSGRRRPGTVGRCRHGGSPQVAGVAGALGYRGSVRVCRCQGCRCQVGGSSDVVPGGEAAVHHCSAGRTPSTGGAGPVVAGAALRQPWVAPLLHGAACACGWRFRAPCLRAGSRPCQVCRVRVTLFLAWAVT
- a CDS encoding helix-turn-helix domain-containing protein, giving the protein MSRPPQFPVEQKIRIVLSVLSGEMTAADAARKYKTSQTSVAKWRDQFLESGKAGLAAAGSRRSSGREQLLEAEIEELKTALGEAHVELRVWKKSAEGRLAPSRTSR
- a CDS encoding transposase — encoded protein: MNTREGWPEGMRLIVRRVRPSRRQHKKLTDFEKQTGWRYSITATNIRHLWGIPGSHQVQFLDALHRDHAEVEDRIRTGKAMGLHNLPSKSWQVNAGWMLACNLAADLDAWLRLLTLHDQDGLEHAEPDTMRFRLYHLPARLADHARRRYLRIERTWPWAKAFTTCWSRLTQLPAVT
- a CDS encoding IS66 family transposase, with the protein product MSDAAVPPSYEELAVLVVQWREELAAARERIVVLEGQVVDLTARLGKNSANSSRPPSSDGLAKPAPKSLRGKSGRGPGRPKGQKGITLRQVADPDHRVEHRPHGPCAGCGADLAGAVVAGIERRQVFDLPERIGLEVTEHQVLTCRCACGRSEKASGPEGVRAPVQYGPGLAAAGVYLMHGQFLSKDRTATALADLFDASVAPGTVASWVRTCASRLDAFGRLVAGKVAGAAVAFFDETGFRTAGCLHWLHSASSGQFVHLSVHRRRGREGIDAAGILPGFTGIAMHDAWAPYDSYPQAEHALCSAHVLRELVAVTERGSEKARCAAYRAIDAVLALKKAAEEARADGLDAIAVSVKDGELGALAQAVADGLKATATRSSKTEAKYHALFRRLTKRWNDYLRWVHDLTLPFDNNPAEQTIRMAKLRIKVSGCLRTLHGAQDFAAIRTYLATATRHEQPMLDVLIQAMRGSPWMPALG
- a CDS encoding transposase — translated: MIRAQAAMPTSRFCELTGIPRRTYCRWQARARGGPASAKGPWPAPVVDAAEPLAAKYAADWPAWGHRKIHWLMRADGHTLSASSVERALRRRDLLQPVDYQGQRREHAKARKAAFAEQPTTPNEVWQLDFSEYETQGGGIWRLAGVTDYFTKYEHGWHISPSCTGTDAIEAVKIAIAEAERLGGGPLAGLLPVSGETGKIRRIKLVTDNGGAFKGAAFARFIASQPELLHIRTRAKSPGQNGVRERAFGSLKYEHLYRQEIEDLDQLAREAEHYRHVFNHVRPHEALAGHRPIEIYRTPTLHPQLSNQDQ
- a CDS encoding calcium-binding protein; this encodes MKTISTVGSRFAVLAGASILLAGGMVTGLPVAAADVVTCNGLPATITGTGGNDTLTGTVGPDVIAGLGGDDTISGAGGDDVICAGGGSDTVYGEFQTTGDLAVGTDTIFGEGGGDLLIGDFETSVIAASGGGPTSGDSISGGEGADVLVGDVRYLTVATATVAVASGNDQLDGGEGGDTIYGQGQNLEIPVGQAGVAGSNNTISGGAGAGADTIFGGWDTISGSGTVVSDGNRDTINAGDGGDVIYGDVKTGNDKLVPVGAGFSDTIDGGGGSDSGDAGPGTDTCTNTETVANCEL
- a CDS encoding transposase, yielding MDRAAPSHKGFRFPPDVIAHAVWLYHRFPLSFRDVEELLFERGIQVSYEAIRLWCERFGPEYARRLRRRQPRPGDRWHLDEVFIKVNGRMRYLWRAVERLSIPLCM